A window of [Ruminococcus] lactaris ATCC 29176 genomic DNA:
TGAAAAGTGTGAACAGTATGGAGCAGAGAATCTGACAGATGCAGAGTTACTGGCAGTTCTTTTGCGAACCGGAACAAAAGGGGAGAATTCACTCCGGCTCGCACAGAAGATCCTGCATCCGGAGACAGATCGGGGTGGTCTTGTGAACCTTCCGCAATGGACAGTGGAACAGCTTCGGCAGGTCAGGGGGATCGGCAAAGTGAAAGCAATTCAGATCCGCTGCCTTGCAGAGCTTGCAAGAAGGATGGCGAAGGCAGAGGCTTTGGAGGGTCTGGATTTTTCTTCTCCGAATACGATCGCCCGTTACTATATGGAAGATATGCGGCATCGTCAGAAAGAAGTGATGAAGCTGCTTTTGCTGAATACAAAAGCAAAACTGATCGGAGCCAGTGATATATCAGTGGGAACGGTCAATGCAACGCTCGTATCTCCGAGGGAGCTTTTTCTTGAAGCTCTGAAGAAGAATGCAGTATCCATCATTCTGCTTCATAATCATCCAAGTGGTGACCCGACTCCGAGTCAGGAAGATATTCTTCTGACGCAGAGAGTGAGAAAAGCAGGAGATCTGATCGGTATCGAGCTGCTGGATCATATCATCATAGGAGATAATCGTTATATAAGTCTGAGGGAAAAGGGTTTCTTTTGCGGGAATCCGGGTTAAGAAATTAAGGGGTTGGTTTTAGAATGGCCAGGAATATATATGGGCTGGATCTTGGGACATACGAGATCAAGATTTTTGATAAAAAGAAAGTACGGATCTGGCGGGAAAAAAATGTGATAGCCATGAAGGATAAAAAATATATTTTTTCCGTCGGAAATGAAGCGTATAAGATGTATGAAAAAGCACCGGAGAATGTTGAGATCCTTTTTCCGATGAAGAACGGAGTAATCGCGAGATTTGATGATATGCAGTATTTACTGGGGAGTCTTCTGAAGACAGATCATCAGTTTGCCCGTGGAGCGGAATATGTGATCGCAGTACCGACCGATGTGACGGAAGTGGAAAAGAAAGCGTTTTACGATCTTGTGATGCATTCCGAGGCAAAGGCAAAGTCAGTCAGGATTGTGGAACGGGGACTGGCAGATGCCGTCGGACTGGGGCTGGATGTGATGAATGAGACCGGGATTTTTATTGCCAACTTTGGTGGCGGCACTACAGAATTGTCGGTGCTTTCCCGCGGCGGAATGGTCATGAACCGGCTGCTGAAGACCGGTGGAGAAACGCTGGATGCAGCGATTGCCGGACGGGTCAGGAGAAACCGGGAGTTCCTGATCGGGAAAAGCACGGCTGAACGTCTGAGAAAAGAATTTGCAGTATTTGAAGACGGAACAGCGGATGCAAAAAGAGTCTATGGCAGGGATCTGACTTCCGGTGTCCCGGCACATACTGAGATACAGATCAGTCTTGTGCGTGCGGCGGTCAAGGAGCCTTTGGAAGAATGTGCAGAGGCAATCCGATCCATGCTCACGCGAACCCCGCCGGATGTCAGAAGGGCGATCGAGGCCAGGGGCATCTATCTGACCGGTGGTGTTGCAGGTCTGAAGGGCTTTCCTACATATCTGGGAGAAAGGACCGGACTGAAGGTTTTTACGGTACCTGACCCGGAATTATGTGCGGTGAAAGGGCTTCAGAAGATCATACTGGACAAGGAGTATTATAAAAAATTAAGCTATTCTATGTTAGATCAGAATTATAGGTGGTTAAGATAAGATTATGAAAAAAAAGAAGACGCAGGCATCAGCCTTTAATAAATATTTATTGATCGGACTTTCCGTTTTTTGTATTTTAATGATGACGTTATCCGTAGTTTCTGAAAAGACAAAAGGACCTTTTAAGATGATCGCGGAGGTTACGGTAGTTCCGCTTCAGAAAGGAATCAACCATATCGGAAGCTGGATGGGAGATATGAAAGATAATTTCCAGACCCTGAAAGAAGTACGGGCTGAGAACAAAAAGCTTCAGGAGCAGGTGGATTCCCTGGTGATCGAGAACAATAATCTCCAGCAGGAACGGTATGAGCTTGAACGGCTGCAGGAGTTATATCAGTTAGACCAGAGCTATTCAGATTATAAGAAGACAGCAGCACATGTCATTGGAAATGATTCAGGCAACTGGTTCAGTACATTTACCATTGATAAGGGAAGCAATGACGGAATCGCAAAAGATATGAATGTTATGGCAGGAAGCGGACTGGTCGGAATCGTGACAGATGTAGGGCCAGCCTGGGCGAAAGTCCGTTCAATCGTAGATGACTCCAGCAATGTGAGCGGTATGGTATTGTCTACATCTGACCGGTGCGTGGTCAGCGGAGATCTTTCACTGATGAGTGACGGACAGATCCGTTTCAGCCAGATGGAAAATAATGATAATACAGTTTCCGTTGGAGATCAGATTGTTACATCTTATATCAGTGACAAGTATCTGCAGGGAATCCTGATCGGATATGTCAGTGAAGTGACGGTTGATTCCAATAATCTGACCCGGTCCGGATATATTACACCGGCTGTTGATTTTAAAAATCTGCAGGAGGTACTGATTATTACATCCACCAAAGCAGATCTGACCGGAGGAGAAAAAAAATAGGAGGAATACGGAAATGAAGATGTTGAAGTTTAAAAGATTTATCACGACAGCAGTGATCCTGCTGGCTGCCTATCTTCTTCAGAGTACGGTATTTTCTCATCTGGAATTGGCCGGGATCAAACCAA
This region includes:
- the mreC gene encoding rod shape-determining protein MreC; the encoded protein is MKKKKTQASAFNKYLLIGLSVFCILMMTLSVVSEKTKGPFKMIAEVTVVPLQKGINHIGSWMGDMKDNFQTLKEVRAENKKLQEQVDSLVIENNNLQQERYELERLQELYQLDQSYSDYKKTAAHVIGNDSGNWFSTFTIDKGSNDGIAKDMNVMAGSGLVGIVTDVGPAWAKVRSIVDDSSNVSGMVLSTSDRCVVSGDLSLMSDGQIRFSQMENNDNTVSVGDQIVTSYISDKYLQGILIGYVSEVTVDSNNLTRSGYITPAVDFKNLQEVLIITSTKADLTGGEKK
- the radC gene encoding RadC family protein, which gives rise to MQRNENVTIKEMYREERPYEKCEQYGAENLTDAELLAVLLRTGTKGENSLRLAQKILHPETDRGGLVNLPQWTVEQLRQVRGIGKVKAIQIRCLAELARRMAKAEALEGLDFSSPNTIARYYMEDMRHRQKEVMKLLLLNTKAKLIGASDISVGTVNATLVSPRELFLEALKKNAVSIILLHNHPSGDPTPSQEDILLTQRVRKAGDLIGIELLDHIIIGDNRYISLREKGFFCGNPG
- a CDS encoding rod shape-determining protein, producing MARNIYGLDLGTYEIKIFDKKKVRIWREKNVIAMKDKKYIFSVGNEAYKMYEKAPENVEILFPMKNGVIARFDDMQYLLGSLLKTDHQFARGAEYVIAVPTDVTEVEKKAFYDLVMHSEAKAKSVRIVERGLADAVGLGLDVMNETGIFIANFGGGTTELSVLSRGGMVMNRLLKTGGETLDAAIAGRVRRNREFLIGKSTAERLRKEFAVFEDGTADAKRVYGRDLTSGVPAHTEIQISLVRAAVKEPLEECAEAIRSMLTRTPPDVRRAIEARGIYLTGGVAGLKGFPTYLGERTGLKVFTVPDPELCAVKGLQKIILDKEYYKKLSYSMLDQNYRWLR